Proteins from a genomic interval of Capsicum annuum cultivar UCD-10X-F1 chromosome 4, UCD10Xv1.1, whole genome shotgun sequence:
- the LOC107868382 gene encoding uncharacterized protein LOC107868382 translates to MSHALHSRGYYHSLNDYFLFTRGSGSSLVLLTVYVDDIILTGTDLEEISNLKLFLHDQFKIKDLGLLHYFLGIEVFYSGSGILLHQSKFIHDLLKEYHCDTSSSLPQPDKYRSLLGKFNFLTHTRPDMSFTVQHLSQFMQHPCVPHMKAVIHLCAISGALLLLVCLCRFIVIVIGPYALIVDGFCVLFGGSLISWKAKNKPVVSLSLAESEYRSVSKAVGEITWLSHLVSDFWLSSSLPIPVFYDNQSAIHISKNSVFHELTKHIELDCHFVRTKFGNGLISLHHTPSSSELADIFTKILPCAAHHSHLLKLGVLSTSNLRGVLRLLYIETYKELGQV, encoded by the coding sequence ATGTCTCATGCACTTCATTCTAGGGGTTATTATCACTCTCTTAATGACTATTTTCTTTTCACAAGAGGTTCTGGTTCTTCTCTTGTGCTCCTGACTGTTTACGTAGATGACATCATCTTGACTGGTACTGATCTCGAGGAGATTTCTAATCTCAAATTATTTTTGCATGaccaatttaaaattaaagatctGGGTTTGCTGCATTATTTCCTTGGTATTGAGGTTTTCTATTCTGGTTCTGGAATTCTTTTACATCAAAGCAAGTTTATACATGATTTGCTTAAAGAGTATCATTGTGACACATCTTCTTCACTGCCTCAACCTGATAAGTACAGAAGTTTGTTGGGAAAATTTAATTTTCTCACTCACACCAGACCTGATATGTCTTTTACGGTACAACACCTAAGCCAGTTCATGCAACATCCTTGTGTTCCACATATGAAGGCTGTCATACATCTTTGCGCTATCTCAGGGGCACTCCTACTCTTGGTTTGTCTCTGTAGGTTTATAGTGATAGTGATTGGGCCTTATGCCCTGATAGTAGACGGCTTTTGTGTGTTGTTTGGTGGGAGTTTGATTAGCtggaaggctaaaaataaacctGTAGTTTCTCTTTCTTTAGCTGAGTCTGAATATCGGTCTGTGAGTAAGGCTGTGGGTGAGATTACTTGGCTGTCTCATTTAGTGTCTGATTTTTGGTTGTCTTCATCTCTACCCATTCCTGTTTTCTATGATAATCAGTCAGCCATTCATATTTCCAAGAATTCAGTATTTCATGAACTAACGAAACATATTGAGTTGGATTGCCATTTCGTTCGCACCAAGTTTGGAAATGGTTTGATCAGCCTACATCATACTCCCAGTTCCTCTGAGCTGGCCGATATCTTCACTAAAATTTTGCCCTGCGCAGCCCACCATTCTCATCTTCTCAAGTTGGGTGTTTTGTCAACCTCCAACTTGAGGGGGGTGTTGAGACTTTTGTACATAGAGACATACAAAGAATTGGGACAAGTGTAA
- the LOC107869884 gene encoding LRR receptor-like serine/threonine-protein kinase FLS2 isoform X1, with protein sequence MVGSLPPEIGKLKAATLTDLSMNQFSNGIPREIGGLQNLENLSLRQNKLQGAIPDSMSNMVGLEFLGLSHNNISGIIPKSLEKLQNLKYFNISVNKLYGEIPSRGPFKNLSSQFFIHNEALCGSSRFSVPPCHTSSKHRSNRKKFLVLFLLLVIAVVFVPMTFVLLWIMYRRGKRSPPQAESLSTVRRERISYNELLQAADGFSEGNLIGFGSFGSVFKGILRSGTAIAVKVFNLRLDAAFKSFDTECEVLRSLRHRNLVEAKHNDRCGMCFGISSPWVLIACDSL encoded by the exons ATGGTTGGTTCTTTACCTCCAGAAATCGGAAAATTAAAGGCTGCAACACTTACAGATCTGTCGATGAATCAATTCTCAAATGGAATTCCAAGAGAAATTGGAGGCTTGCAAAATCTGGAAAACCTTTCTTTGAGACAAAACAAGTTACAAGGAGCTATACCTGACTCAATGAGCAACatggtaggtttggaattcctaggCCTTTCTCACAATAATATATCTGGAATTATTCCTAAGTCTTTGGAGAAACTTCAAAACTTgaagtatttcaatatttctgtCAACAAATTGTATGGTGAAATACCCTCGCGGGGTCCTTTCAAAAACCTCTCGAGTCAGTTTTTCATCCACAATGAAGCATTGTGTGgttcttcaagatttagtgtcccGCCATGCcacacttcatcaaagcacagatcaaataggaaaaaatttctagttctttttcttttgcttgtaaTTGCAGTTGTATTTGTTCCTATGACCTTTGTGCTCCTATGGATAATGTATAGAAGAGGTAAGAGATCTCCTCCACAAGCTGAGTCATTGTCTACCGTAAGAAGAGAAAGAATTTCATACAATGAATTGCTCCAAGCAGCTGATGGGTTTAGCGAGGGTAATCTGATTGGTTTTGGAAGTTTTGGCTCTGTGTTCAAAGGCATTCTCAGAAGTGGAACTGCCATTGCAGTTAAAGTGTTCAATCTACGACTGGATGCGGCATTCAAGAGTTTTGATACTGAATGTGAAGTTTTGCGTAGCCTTCGCCATAGGAATCTC GTAGAGGCTAAGCATAatgatagatgtggcatgtgCTTTGGAATATCTTCACCATGGGTGCTCATTGCCTGTGATTCACTGTGA
- the LOC107869884 gene encoding LRR receptor-like serine/threonine-protein kinase FLS2 isoform X2, which yields MVGSLPPEIGKLKAATLTDLSMNQFSNGIPREIGGLQNLENLSLRQNKLQGAIPDSMSNMVGLEFLGLSHNNISGIIPKSLEKLQNLKYFNISVNKLYGEIPSRGPFKNLSSQFFIHNEALCGSSRFSVPPCHTSSKHRSNRKKFLVLFLLLVIAVVFVPMTFVLLWIMYRRGKRSPPQAESLSTVRRERISYNELLQAADGFSEGNLIGFGSFGSVFKGILRSGTAIAVKVFNLRLDAAFKSFDTECEVLRSLRHRNLTSGRG from the exons ATGGTTGGTTCTTTACCTCCAGAAATCGGAAAATTAAAGGCTGCAACACTTACAGATCTGTCGATGAATCAATTCTCAAATGGAATTCCAAGAGAAATTGGAGGCTTGCAAAATCTGGAAAACCTTTCTTTGAGACAAAACAAGTTACAAGGAGCTATACCTGACTCAATGAGCAACatggtaggtttggaattcctaggCCTTTCTCACAATAATATATCTGGAATTATTCCTAAGTCTTTGGAGAAACTTCAAAACTTgaagtatttcaatatttctgtCAACAAATTGTATGGTGAAATACCCTCGCGGGGTCCTTTCAAAAACCTCTCGAGTCAGTTTTTCATCCACAATGAAGCATTGTGTGgttcttcaagatttagtgtcccGCCATGCcacacttcatcaaagcacagatcaaataggaaaaaatttctagttctttttcttttgcttgtaaTTGCAGTTGTATTTGTTCCTATGACCTTTGTGCTCCTATGGATAATGTATAGAAGAGGTAAGAGATCTCCTCCACAAGCTGAGTCATTGTCTACCGTAAGAAGAGAAAGAATTTCATACAATGAATTGCTCCAAGCAGCTGATGGGTTTAGCGAGGGTAATCTGATTGGTTTTGGAAGTTTTGGCTCTGTGTTCAAAGGCATTCTCAGAAGTGGAACTGCCATTGCAGTTAAAGTGTTCAATCTACGACTGGATGCGGCATTCAAGAGTTTTGATACTGAATGTGAAGTTTTGCGTAGCCTTCGCCATAGGAATCTC ACATCAGGTAGAGGCTAA
- the LOC107869884 gene encoding receptor kinase-like protein Xa21 isoform X3: protein MIDVACALEYLHHGCSLPVIHCDIKPSNVLLDEDMVAHLSDFGISKLFGDDESDLYTETLASLGYIAPEYGQDGLVSTKCDVYSYGIMLLETFTRRKPSEFEEDLSLKQWVSYSIPDAVIDVADANLVPPTDNHLVKKLDCVSSIMNVALDCCAESPARRTNMKDVVGMLQMIRLQLLALLSVLLATLVPNNLICCKCLLNICFDKNNVYFLAIKGIL from the exons atgatagatgtggcatgtgCTTTGGAATATCTTCACCATGGGTGCTCATTGCCTGTGATTCACTGTGATATAAAGCCTAGTAATGTCTTgctggatgaggatatggttgcCCACCTAAGCGACTTTGGCATTTCAAAACTATTTGGAGACGATGAGAGTGATTTATACACTGAAACCTTAGCATCATTGGGTTATATTGCGCCAG AGTATGGACAAGATGGATTGGTGTCTACTAAATGTGATGTCTATAGTTATGGAATCATGTTACTGGAAACGTTTACTAGGAGAAAGCCTAGTGAGTTTGAGGAAGATCTTAGCTTGAAACAATGGGTGAGTTATTCTATTCCTGATGCAGTAATAGATGTTGCAGATGCCAACTTGGTTCCACCTACAGATAATCACTTAGTGAAGAAGTTGGATTGTGTGTCATCAATCATGAATGTCGCATTAGATTGCTGTGCTGAATCTCCAGCAAGACGGACGAACATGAAAGATGTTGTAGGGATGCTACAAATGATCAGACTTCAACTTCTCGCATTGTTGAGCGTGCTCTTGGCAACTCTTGTTCCAAATAACTTGATTTGTTGCAAATGTTTGCTAAATATTTGTTTTGATAAGAATAATGTATATTTTTTGGCTATAAAAGGAATTTTATGA